ATGTACTGCCCTCGGGCGTGGCCTACCCGCTGGGATCGCGGAACATCTATCCCGACGGCGTCTTCATCGAGGACTATGTGCGCATCGGCCGCCAGGAGGCCGAACTCGATCTCGACTGGCACGGCTGGAGCGGGCATCGCTGGCAGTTGAGCCTCTCGGCGGCCGAGGCGCGCATCGACGAAGCCTGGTGGGCCTTCAACGGCGATGCCGAGACCCTGGAACCACTCCCGAGCGTGCGTCGCTACAGTGGCGACCAGAACTACCTCGACGAAGGGGCGCGCCGCTCGATCCACAGCATCGCCGTTCAGGATCAGTTCCACCTCCTGGAGCCATTGGCGGTGACGGCCGGTCTGCGCTATGACAACTACAGCGACGTCGGTGAGAACCTCTCGCCACGCCTAGGCGCCGTCTGGACGCTCAGTGACAAACACCTCGTCAAGGCGCAATATGCCGAGGCCTTCTTTCCGCCAACCCTGTATCAGGTCTACGGCAACTCCGAAAGTCGCGTGCGCGACAGCTTCACACTCGATCCCGAGACCGTGTCCACCACGGAACTCGGATACATTTTCCGGCATGGAACCCGTGTCGCGCGCGCCACGCTCTATCACTCCAGGGTCAGAGATCTGATCGTCCTCGAGAACAACCGCTATCAGAACCGCGGTCGGGTGCGCCTTCAGGGCTTCGAGGCGGAATGGGAACAGCGCCTGAGTCCAGCCTGGAAACTGACGGCCAACCTCAGTTACAGCGACACCCTGGACGAGGAGACGGGCGATGCGCTGACCGGCGCGGCCGATTGGCTGGGCAACCTCAGTCTGCTCTATCGCCCGCGTCCCGACATCCTGCTGAGCGGCCACTGGCGTGCCGTCGGCGACCGTCATCGCGCGGCCGACGATCCGCGTCGCGGCCGGCTCCCCGGCTATCAGGATCTGTCACTGACGCTGAACTGGTTCGACTTCGGCACCCCCGGCCTCACCCTGCGCGCAGGCGTCGACAATCTCCTGGGGCAGCAGATCAAATCGCCCGCCGCGGCCTACACCTACGCGGAAGATTATCTGCGGCTGGATGAGCGCATCTGGTGGATACAGCTCTCCTACGAATGGCGTTAGCGCGTCCTCGATTCCGGGACTAGGGTTGCCAGACGCAGCAGCTTGGAGCTGATCTGGATACCGGCGCGCGCGGCCGTCTCGCGATTGATCATGGGGTGCAGTCGCCCGTTCTCGCGCACCAGCGACACCATGCCACCTGCCTGTACCAGATCCTGCGTATCGCCGACGGTGAGCACGGGCGCTTCCCGGACCTCGGCGAGCACCCTGGACATGGACTCAGCCACCCGATGATCGAGATAGAGCACATGACAGCGGCGCCACGGCGTTTGCTCCTGGACGCTGGCGAGCTGCAATGGCCGGCCCGCAGCCCGTTCACCGGCCAGGGTCCGTTGCAGACTGGCGGACAGCTCCGGGTTGCCGAGCACACAGTAGCGCAGCGGCGCGGACGCCGAGTCGAACGCCGAGGCCGGCCACTGGATGAAGAAGGCGAAGTTGAGCAGAAAGTTCGCGCGCCGGTCGATCTCGTCGAAGGACTCATAGTGGCGCGCCTCGGCGAGGAAATAGGGCTTGAACCGGACGCCGGCGCGCTCGGCCTGGGTCAGGTTGACGATGGGCAGGATACGATCGGTCACATGCAGACCGACCACGGCGCCATCCTCGACGGCGCCGTCGAACGGCGAAAAGACGAGCGTGCGTTGACGCTCCGACCAGGCGCGCAGACGATTGGGGGCCAGACCGACACTGGCGATGAAGATACCGCCCGGACGCGGGCCGGTATAGGCGTCCAGGTCCGCCGCCGAGAGCACCTCGACCCGCAATCCATGACCGCGGACCTTCGCGGCCGTCTCGAAATGGGCCGCGACCTGGAGCGCCGGATTCCGGGGGCCTTCGTAGGCCACCAGCACCAGCAGCCGGCCGTCCGGGCCGAGCGCGCTCTCGAACGCTTCCAGCGCGCCGATACTGACGGGGAAGAGCTTCAGCCCCAGCCGCATCCGCTGCTCGTCCTCGTGCCACAGGGTTTGGGGATTGCCGAATGCGTTCAGGGGGACGAGCAACACCGGGACACAGAGGGCGAGACACAGGAGTACGCCGCGAACGAGGCTGAGGCTGAATTCACTCCGAGTCGATACGGCGTGTCCTGTCGCTGTCATCGGTGTCGAATGGCCGATCCGGTCTCGGTCCAGCCCTCTCCTCATGCAGCCTGTATCCCCTGTTGTTTGACATCCTCCCGTCCTGAAGAACGGGGCTCCCAGCGCACCTGCCGCGCGATCCTAGAGCCTATCCAGGGCACAGACTACCGCATTCCGGGGCAGATACGCGACGTTCGCTGGAAGAGGGTCAAGCGGTCGGATCGATCCACACCCGGCCGTCCATCACCTTGACTGGAAAGACCCGGATCGGGCAGTCGGCCGGTTCGTCGAGCGGCTCGCCGGTTTCCAGGCTGAAGCGGCTGCCGTGCAGCGAGCACTTGATCCGGTCGCCATCGAGACAGCCGAAGGAGAGCGGATAGTCCTCGTGGCTGCAATTGTCCTCGACGGCATGATAGCGCCCGGCGACGTGCGCGAGAATGACAGCTCTCCCGGCGACACTGACCTTGATGAACTTGCCCTCCGCAATGTCGCCGCAGGCGGCGACGACGACGAAGTGGTCCGACATCAGCGTACCCTCCGTGCCGCCCGGCCCGAATCCAGCACGTCGCGGACGCGATCGGCGGCCACTTCCAGCGAGCGCGCACGTCCCAGATGCCAGAGGATGAGCGCGCCGGTGCAGACCAGGCTGTCATAGGTCGGCCCCTTGGCCCCGTCGAGCGCCGCCAGTCCGGCCTCAGCCGCCGCCTGAGCGGTGGCCTCCACATCCACCGCCACCGCGATCTCATCGCCCGGCCGGGTGGTCTGGGGCAGATCCTCGGGCAGGGGCACCGAGCGCACCGTCTGTTCGATGCCGAGCGCGGTCGGGTCGATCTCGAAGGACTGTTCCTCGGAATGGTGCTGATAGCTGAAACAGACGCCCTGCTGACGCAGCGAGGGGATGACGCCGCCCTCGACGCCGCGAATCAGCAACGCCGAATCAAACCCGGCATGACGCGCGAGCATGGCATAGATGCGCGGATAGGGCTTGTGGACATAGCCGGTGACGAGATGGGTGTGCCGGCGTCCGTGGATGGGGCGCGCCAGCACCTCAGTCGTCGTGATGACCTGACGCTTGACGATGGTCGAGCGCAGGTCGACCAAATGGTGCAGCGGGGCGCAGAAGGCGCGCTGGTCGACATAGCTCCAGCCGAGTTCGGGGTCGGCGAGGCGCTCGGCGGCCTCGACCGGGGTCAGATCGACCGGCGCCCCAGCGGCCTCCAGTACATGCCGATGGGTGACGCCGAACTTGGGTCCGACGGCGTGCGCGCCATGGCTGATGCTCGTCACGCTGCACTCGGCCAGCACCGGCATCAGGAAGGGCGCGGCCGGCAGACAGCGGTTGTAGCCGTCATAGGGATCGGCGATGTCGACCACCTCGTCGACCCCGGCGACCACGTGCCCCGTGGCCTCACGGATGGCGTCCAGCACACCCTTCATCTCGTCGTCGGTCTCGCGCTTCATGCGCAGCGCGATCAGGAAGATGCCGGCCTGGACCGGATCGACCGCGTTGTCGAGGATGGCGCGCATTCCGGCGCGCGCCTCGTCGAGCGAAATGTCCTTGGAGAGTTCGGGGCCGGTGGCGATGCGCTGGATGATCGAGCGCATCAGGAGCTTGGGATCATCGGTCTGGGTCATGGCTGTCCTCGGGGATGTCGGTTGTCGTCGTTGGTTCACTCAAAGCAAACCATATGGCGAATCCGGGCGGCATTCTCAATCACGGAAGCGCCGCGCCAGATCGCCATAGGCTTCGATGCGCCGGTCACGCAGAAAGGGCCAGAGCCGGCGCACCGGCTCGGTGCGTGCCAGATCGACCTCGGCGACCAGCAGCTTGGGCGCCTGATCGTCGGCCTGGGCGAGGATCTCGCCCTGCGGGCCGCAGACGAAGGAGCTGCCCCAGAAGCGCGTGCCCGGCGCGGCCCCGCTCGGGTCCGGCTCATAGCCGACGCGGTTGCAGGCAGCCAGGCTCAGGCCATTGGCGATCGCCTGTCCGCGCTGGACGGTGATCCAGGACTGGATCTGACGCTGCTGCTCCTCGGGCGTGTCGTTGGGATTGGAGCCGATGGTGCTCGGTGCGAGCAGGATCTGGGCGCCGCCGAGCGCCATGGCGCGCGCGGCCTCTGGAAACCACTGATCCCAGCCCATGAGCACGCCCAGCCGTCCCACGGCGGTGTCGATCGGATTGAAGCCCAGATCGCCCGGTGTGAAATAGAATTTCTCGTAGCCGCCGGGCACGTCCGGAATGTGCATCTTGCGATAGATCCCGGCCAGCGCGCCGTCGGTGTCCAGGACCACGGCGGTGCTGTGATAGAGACCGGGGGCGCGCTGCTCGAACAGCGAGCCGACGATCACCAGTTCCAGCTCGCGCGCCAGCGCGCTCAGACGCTCGGTGGTCGGACCCGGGATGGACTCGGCCAGATCGAACAGATCCGGGTTCTCGGTCTGGCAGAAATAAGGGCCGTTGTGCAGCTCCTGGAGCAGCACCAGATCGCAGCCACGGATCGAGGCGGCGCGGATGGCCGCCTCGCAGTCCTCCAGATTGGCGGCAGTACTGCCTTGATCGGATTGCTGGACGAGCGCGAGTGTCAGTGACGAGCGGGGCATGGGGCTGAGACTCCAAAATGTTTTGCTTCGGGGCGAAGCCTTGTTTATAACATCGCGCTCGTCATTCGGTGACAGGCAGGGCGGACGCAAGGCTGAGGTTGGCCGGGGCGCGACGTTTGCATGGGGCGCGATAACATGGCCAATTTCCAGACTCATCTCAATGTCGGCATCCTCGTCAGTGCTGCCGCCGCGCTCTCGCTGCACATGGGCGGTCTGGTCGCGCGCTCCGAGACCCCGGCGCTGTTCGTGCTCGGCGTGGCCGGCAGTCTGCTGCCGGACATCGATTCGGATCGGTCCAAGCCGATCGGCCTGCTGTTCAACGTCCTGGGCGCCTCGCTGGCCTTTGCCGTCACGCTGCCGCTGACGGCGCGTCTTCTGCCGCTGGAGCTGGTGGCGCTCTGGATCGGCGTCTTTCTGGGCGTGCGCTATGGCCTGCTCAAGCTCTTCACCCGCTTTACGGTCCATCGCGGTGTCTGGCACTCCTGGCTGGCGATCGCCGCCGTGTCGCTGGCGGCGACCAATCTCGCCTACTGGTTGTGGGAGCACTCACCCGAGGGCGCCTGGATCGCCGGCCTGATGGTCGGGATCGGCTATCTGACCCATCTGACGCTCGACGAGTTTTCGAGCGTCGACCTCTTCAATTCCAGGATCAAGCGTTCCTTCGGCACTGCACTCAAGCCGGCGAGCCTGAAATACCCGTGCAGCAGCCTGGGCATGGCGGCGATGGTCGTCGCCCTGGCCTGGTTCGCGCCTCCGGCCGATGGTCTGATGCAGCGGCTCGACGTCGATCCACAGCACACCCTGGCGGTTCTGGAGACGCAGCTTCGCGATGGGGTGCACTGGGTGGCCGATTCCGTGCGCGACTGGTGGACGCAGCT
The sequence above is drawn from the Allochromatium vinosum DSM 180 genome and encodes:
- a CDS encoding TonB-dependent receptor plug domain-containing protein, translated to MATARRLRLRSILIAALFGPLPAIAGPLSKPAGSDQGAAVGDQAARADLLSVLGDVSALATKTRLNADYVPGILSVLDGDELVALGVRTVWEALELVPGVQIDRNRNGALRVAIRGFQHSNGNVKLLLNSVAMNNAFAGYSNILYIPIEQVERIEVIRGPGSAVHGEFAFAGVINVLTRQNENRAYVEAGSGETYGTGAVLSAQSPDGDWRLNLNASGWSRQGTEITAGPDRLYTLGLSERSQAPGRINNAENYRLAVFALDYRKLSVLAQYSRSQGGTFFGPLDVLPEANTGADASLAEQSLIQLRHSFEPTQTLSAELRLTWSEYIGNWAVDVLPSGVAYPLGSRNIYPDGVFIEDYVRIGRQEAELDLDWHGWSGHRWQLSLSAAEARIDEAWWAFNGDAETLEPLPSVRRYSGDQNYLDEGARRSIHSIAVQDQFHLLEPLAVTAGLRYDNYSDVGENLSPRLGAVWTLSDKHLVKAQYAEAFFPPTLYQVYGNSESRVRDSFTLDPETVSTTELGYIFRHGTRVARATLYHSRVRDLIVLENNRYQNRGRVRLQGFEAEWEQRLSPAWKLTANLSYSDTLDEETGDALTGAADWLGNLSLLYRPRPDILLSGHWRAVGDRHRAADDPRRGRLPGYQDLSLTLNWFDFGTPGLTLRAGVDNLLGQQIKSPAAAYTYAEDYLRLDERIWWIQLSYEWR
- a CDS encoding YfiR/HmsC family protein; this encodes MLLVPLNAFGNPQTLWHEDEQRMRLGLKLFPVSIGALEAFESALGPDGRLLVLVAYEGPRNPALQVAAHFETAAKVRGHGLRVEVLSAADLDAYTGPRPGGIFIASVGLAPNRLRAWSERQRTLVFSPFDGAVEDGAVVGLHVTDRILPIVNLTQAERAGVRFKPYFLAEARHYESFDEIDRRANFLLNFAFFIQWPASAFDSASAPLRYCVLGNPELSASLQRTLAGERAAGRPLQLASVQEQTPWRRCHVLYLDHRVAESMSRVLAEVREAPVLTVGDTQDLVQAGGMVSLVRENGRLHPMINRETAARAGIQISSKLLRLATLVPESRTR
- a CDS encoding non-heme iron oxygenase ferredoxin subunit; translated protein: MSDHFVVVAACGDIAEGKFIKVSVAGRAVILAHVAGRYHAVEDNCSHEDYPLSFGCLDGDRIKCSLHGSRFSLETGEPLDEPADCPIRVFPVKVMDGRVWIDPTA
- a CDS encoding anthranilate phosphoribosyltransferase; protein product: MTQTDDPKLLMRSIIQRIATGPELSKDISLDEARAGMRAILDNAVDPVQAGIFLIALRMKRETDDEMKGVLDAIREATGHVVAGVDEVVDIADPYDGYNRCLPAAPFLMPVLAECSVTSISHGAHAVGPKFGVTHRHVLEAAGAPVDLTPVEAAERLADPELGWSYVDQRAFCAPLHHLVDLRSTIVKRQVITTTEVLARPIHGRRHTHLVTGYVHKPYPRIYAMLARHAGFDSALLIRGVEGGVIPSLRQQGVCFSYQHHSEEQSFEIDPTALGIEQTVRSVPLPEDLPQTTRPGDEIAVAVDVEATAQAAAEAGLAALDGAKGPTYDSLVCTGALILWHLGRARSLEVAADRVRDVLDSGRAARRVR
- a CDS encoding carbon-nitrogen hydrolase, with amino-acid sequence MPRSSLTLALVQQSDQGSTAANLEDCEAAIRAASIRGCDLVLLQELHNGPYFCQTENPDLFDLAESIPGPTTERLSALARELELVIVGSLFEQRAPGLYHSTAVVLDTDGALAGIYRKMHIPDVPGGYEKFYFTPGDLGFNPIDTAVGRLGVLMGWDQWFPEAARAMALGGAQILLAPSTIGSNPNDTPEEQQRQIQSWITVQRGQAIANGLSLAACNRVGYEPDPSGAAPGTRFWGSSFVCGPQGEILAQADDQAPKLLVAEVDLARTEPVRRLWPFLRDRRIEAYGDLARRFRD
- a CDS encoding metal-dependent hydrolase; this translates as MANFQTHLNVGILVSAAAALSLHMGGLVARSETPALFVLGVAGSLLPDIDSDRSKPIGLLFNVLGASLAFAVTLPLTARLLPLELVALWIGVFLGVRYGLLKLFTRFTVHRGVWHSWLAIAAVSLAATNLAYWLWEHSPEGAWIAGLMVGIGYLTHLTLDEFSSVDLFNSRIKRSFGTALKPASLKYPCSSLGMAAMVVALAWFAPPADGLMQRLDVDPQHTLAVLETQLRDGVHWVADSVRDWWTQLSRSLQAGLPPESRG